The sequence below is a genomic window from Flavobacterium lipolyticum.
TTGGATCCTGAGATTTATTACGCCACACCCCAAACGGACTGATTCCGAATTGTACCCATGGTTTACTGGTTTTGATCATGGTCGAAATGGTGTGTACAAAGTTGCTCACATTGGCACGACGCCAATCACCAAGACTTAACCCGGCTCCGTATTTTTTGTAGGAAGTGGTATCGTTAAAGGTTTTTCCCGGAACAGTATACGGATAAAAGTAGTCGTCAAAATGAATGGCATCGATATCGTATTTGTCGACTACTTCTTTTACCACCTTGGTTAGATGTTCCTGAACCTCAGGTAATGCAGGGTCGTAATATATTTTTCCGGCGTATTCAATCATCCATTCCGGATGCTTAAAAATGTCGTGATCGGGACTTAACTGCTGTTTGTTCAGGTCGAAAGTAGCGCGATACGGATTCAGCCAGGCGTGAAATTCAAAGCCTCTTTTGTGGGCTTCCTCGATCATCCAGGCCAAGGTATCGTAATACGGATTGGGTGCCTGTCCTTCTTTCCCTGTCAGGAAACGGGACCATGGTGCGAGTTCTGTTGGATATAAAGCATCTCCAACGCTTCGAATCTGAACTATTACGGCGTTGTAGTTTAATTTTTTATAAGCATCTAAAATCTCAAGATAGTCCGCTTTTTCTTTCTCTACGCTGTCTTTAGCTGTTTTTGGCCAGTCGATGTTGACCACAGTTGCAATCCAGACCCCTCTAAATTCATTTTTAGGGTAAAGTGTTTTTTCCTGTGCATCGGATTTCCATCCGAAGAAAAATAAAAATAGAATAGAGAATAATAGTTGCTGATTTTTATGCATTTCAATCTTTTTTAACAGAAACCAAAAATAGTTTTTTTAGATGAGTATAAGAAATTATAATTTTAGAATAGTGATTAAGTGGAATGTTTAATGGTTTAATCGTTTATTCGTTTAATTATAGGTTGATAAACGGAGTGAAATTCTTTGCTGTTTATGGTTTATAGTTTGTTGTTTGTTGTTTGTTGTTTGTTGTTTGTTGTTTGTTGTTTGTCTGAGCGGAGTCGAACTTGTCTGTCTGAGCGAAGTCGAGGTTGTCCGTCTGAGCGGAGTCGAGGTTGTCCGTCTGAGCGAAGTCGAAGACAGGTCAACGAGAACGTGGGGGGCTTCGACTTCGCTCAGCCGGATATTAGTTTTAGTTTTGTAAATCGAAGTTGTCTGTCTGAGCGGAGTCGAACTTGTCTGTCTGAGCGAAGTCGAAGACAGGTCAACGAGAACGTGGGGGCTTCGACTTCGCTCAGCCGGACATTAGTTTTAGTTTTGTAAATCAATAATCGTTAATCGGAAATTTTAAATATAAAGGGTTTATAGTTTATAGTTTGTAAATCGAACTTGTCCGTCTGAGCGGAGTCGAAGTTGTCTGTCTGAGCGGAGTCGAAGACAGGTCAACGAGAACGTGAGGGGCTTCGACTCCGCTCAGCCGGACATTAGTTTTAACTTTGTAAATCAATAATCGATAATCAAATATCCTAAATCTTAAATTAATTAGGATTTATACCTTAAAAATGAGTCTTTTTTTGTAAAAATATCCTAAAACACAACTCCATAATAGTACATACAGTACAGAATAGGTAAAGGACGATAACAATTGATTTTCAAAAAGAGGACTGATCCCGTACTGGTACGCATAGTCTCTAACGTTTATAGTCTCGGAAATATTTTGAGGATTCTGAATTTTAATCATGGCAAGTGCACGAGGCAGTATGCCGGAAACAAAAAATACAATCATTGGATTTACACCCCAACTGAGTAAAAAAGTTGTCCATTTTTTGTGATTGAGTATATCTACTACATAATAGATCAGGGTGAGGAGAAATAAACCAATCCCGGCAGTAAATAAAACATACGAGCTGCTCCAAAGTGCTTTATTTATAGGGAAAAATAGAGACCACAGTAATCCTGAGATCATCAGGGCAACACTGAGGATTCCCATTTTTTTTGCAATTTCGGTTTTGGGTATGGGTTTTAGAAGCAATTGACCTATTAGTAGTCCGATCAATCCGTTTGCTATAGTGGGTACAGTACTTAGAATACCTTCCGGATCCCAGGTTTTGGTAGCGATGTACATGTGATCTTTGAGTAAAATACTATCGAGCCATGACGCTAAATTGGTACCCGGTTCCAGATTTGCAGGACCAATTCCGGGAACAGGAACCAGTGTCATGATCGCCCAATAGCCCAATAAAATAAGAGTACTTAGAATGATTTGGGTTTTTACGTTTGTTTTTAAATAGACGAGTGAAACCAGCAGATAAACAACTCCGATGCGTTGCAGCA
It includes:
- a CDS encoding glycoside hydrolase family 10 protein, giving the protein MHKNQQLLFSILFLFFFGWKSDAQEKTLYPKNEFRGVWIATVVNIDWPKTAKDSVEKEKADYLEILDAYKKLNYNAVIVQIRSVGDALYPTELAPWSRFLTGKEGQAPNPYYDTLAWMIEEAHKRGFEFHAWLNPYRATFDLNKQQLSPDHDIFKHPEWMIEYAGKIYYDPALPEVQEHLTKVVKEVVDKYDIDAIHFDDYFYPYTVPGKTFNDTTSYKKYGAGLSLGDWRRANVSNFVHTISTMIKTSKPWVQFGISPFGVWRNKSQDPKGSETQSTSNYDDLYADPVLWMDQKWIDYILPQLYWSMNNPRASYSKLVKWWSENSNNTALYIGHASYKIRGDNDKSWNFASEIPNQIDYARSFKKVSGSAYFSSKWFMNKNFDIVRLLEENQYKYPALPAAVPNLKHIIIDTPVFNEYSKDSNKYTFTIKSPLNTKVRYIVIYGGDHVSKVDVNDATKIIDKITVYETNGVISFSIPAEKINQYKACAVTFIDYYANESTPAAIDLKKPFKPYTPAQPNENR
- a CDS encoding acyltransferase family protein: MKDRIISVDVLRGLTVLLMTVVNNPGSWDYVYPILDHAKWNGCTLADLVFPFFILVVGIAIPLAMPIKQDKPENILKIITRSLRIICLGFFLYFFNSIYFLGLDGFPLLLVRLMLTALVGYALIGNFNLKIKTLLAAGLFIIFLALAYGGHENFSDVRLPGVLQRIGVVYLLVSLVYLKTNVKTQIILSTLILLGYWAIMTLVPVPGIGPANLEPGTNLASWLDSILLKDHMYIATKTWDPEGILSTVPTIANGLIGLLIGQLLLKPIPKTEIAKKMGILSVALMISGLLWSLFFPINKALWSSSYVLFTAGIGLFLLTLIYYVVDILNHKKWTTFLLSWGVNPMIVFFVSGILPRALAMIKIQNPQNISETINVRDYAYQYGISPLFENQLLSSFTYSVLYVLLWSCVLGYFYKKRLIFKV